A part of Drosophila bipectinata strain 14024-0381.07 chromosome 3L, DbipHiC1v2, whole genome shotgun sequence genomic DNA contains:
- the ddbt gene encoding uncharacterized protein ddbt, which produces MPPTPRDGAGPRPVPPLSPRTVLRNRHVVAQPCLVAPLPYLNFLRHLKTNVFKRYGMRRLLQEAPPLWDALTKAQKRSFEPERVVSRMVRQAKANRARRLLFRSRQGQTGRGSTKVRRPIYDKRPVPLRRRKRASKPKSKDQERGSRRPPSQ; this is translated from the exons ATGCCCCCGACTCCTCGAGATGGTGCTGGTCCGCGCCCTGTGCCGCCTCTGAGCCCCCGGACCGTGCTCCGGAACCGGCACGTCGTGGCCCAGCCCTGCCTGGTGGCGCCCCTGCCGTACCTCAACTTTCTGCGCCACCTGAAGACGAACGTCTTCAAGCGCTACGGCATGCGCCGCCTGCTCCAGGAAGCCCCTCCCTTGTGGGACGCCCTGACGAAGGCCCAGAAGAGGAGCTTCGAGCCAGAG CGAGTCGTGTCTCGAATGGTGCGTCAGGCCAAGGCGAATCGGGCTAGGAGGCTGCTCTTCCGGAGCCGACAAGGCCAGACCGGCCGGGGCTCCACGAAGGTCCGGCGCCCCATCTACGACAAGCGTCCGGTGCCGCTGAGACGCAGGAAGCGGGCAAGCAAGCCCAAGAGCAAAGACCAGGAGAGGGGGAGTCGCAGACCCCCTTCCCAGTAG